Proteins found in one Holophagales bacterium genomic segment:
- a CDS encoding DUF1801 domain-containing protein, giving the protein MNTPLPICAGLYRPRLSRARSHGPSHGQGIENGARRIAGLSSPDTPADSGPLDAQPASTVRPVIVRGLGFRRRPAAGRGDSPQVRFSGRRLGLLAVASLPQGGKATVGGRIVRENPPSGEDGEDRVKNTDARIDAYIAKSAPFARPVLSHLRALVHEACPGVEETMKWSMPSFVHEGRILCGMAAFKGHCTFGFWHKDMVEVLARTAKGDSMMGSFGRITAIADLPKENLLRPSARP; this is encoded by the coding sequence ATGAACACTCCTCTCCCGATTTGCGCCGGACTCTACCGGCCGAGGCTGAGTCGCGCAAGGAGTCACGGTCCGAGTCATGGTCAGGGCATTGAAAACGGTGCGCGCCGGATCGCAGGTCTTTCAAGTCCAGATACGCCTGCCGATTCCGGGCCGCTCGACGCGCAACCGGCCTCGACGGTGAGGCCGGTCATCGTCCGAGGTCTCGGCTTCCGTCGGCGCCCGGCGGCGGGCCGAGGGGACTCCCCGCAGGTCCGCTTCTCGGGCAGACGGCTCGGCCTCCTCGCCGTCGCCTCCCTCCCCCAAGGCGGGAAGGCGACGGTCGGAGGCAGGATCGTGCGCGAGAATCCACCGTCCGGAGAGGACGGGGAGGATCGGGTGAAGAACACCGACGCACGCATCGACGCCTACATCGCGAAGTCTGCCCCTTTCGCCCGGCCCGTCCTGTCGCACCTTCGCGCCCTCGTCCACGAGGCGTGTCCCGGGGTGGAGGAGACGATGAAGTGGAGCATGCCTTCGTTCGTCCACGAAGGCAGGATCCTCTGCGGCATGGCGGCCTTCAAGGGCCACTGTACCTTCGGCTTCTGGCACAAGGACATGGTCGAGGTCCTGGCAAGGACGGCGAAGGGCGACTCCATGATGGGCAGCTTCGGCCGCATCACGGCGATCGCCGACCTCCCGAAGGAGAACCTTCTTCGCCCCTCCGCGAGGCCGTGA
- a CDS encoding CPBP family intramembrane metalloprotease, whose product MTSRETTGTKESKATTGTMVATETTPSVGDLWSPIDRKTTIVLLAVTLLGILFRYFGSKPFYFRHLASSFALGGNRELTAGLYHFGSAFVFFGLIPALIVTLVFREPLAAWGVQAGDLSWGWKAFTVVTPVMFALRFFASKDSEFLAEYPLNRAAGNGPLAFAFHAIAYLVFYVGWEFGFRGFVQFGLRDRMGDWNAILVQALASSLLHVGKPFGETVGAVLGGLVWGIVAFRSRSLLVPLLTHWLLGLSLDLFIVSR is encoded by the coding sequence ATGACGTCGCGTGAGACGACTGGGACGAAAGAGTCGAAAGCGACGACAGGGACAATGGTCGCGACGGAGACGACGCCGTCCGTCGGCGACCTGTGGAGCCCCATCGACCGGAAGACGACGATCGTCCTGCTGGCCGTGACCCTTCTCGGAATTCTCTTCAGGTACTTCGGGAGCAAGCCGTTCTACTTCCGCCACCTGGCCTCCTCGTTCGCGCTCGGTGGAAACCGGGAGCTGACCGCCGGGCTCTACCACTTCGGCTCGGCCTTCGTCTTCTTCGGGCTGATCCCGGCCCTGATCGTCACGCTCGTCTTCCGGGAGCCGCTCGCGGCGTGGGGTGTGCAGGCGGGCGACCTGTCGTGGGGCTGGAAGGCCTTCACGGTCGTGACGCCCGTGATGTTCGCGCTCCGCTTCTTCGCATCGAAAGACTCGGAGTTCCTGGCCGAGTACCCGCTGAACCGCGCCGCGGGCAACGGCCCGCTCGCGTTCGCGTTCCATGCCATCGCCTACCTCGTCTTCTACGTCGGCTGGGAGTTTGGCTTCCGGGGATTCGTGCAGTTCGGATTGCGCGACCGGATGGGTGACTGGAACGCCATCCTCGTCCAGGCCCTCGCGTCTTCGCTCCTCCACGTCGGCAAGCCGTTCGGGGAGACGGTGGGGGCGGTCCTGGGCGGCCTCGTCTGGGGCATCGTCGCGTTCCGGTCGCGCTCTCTTCTCGTTCCTCTGCTGACCCACTGGTTGCTGGGCCTGTCCCTCGACCTCTTCATCGTCTCCCGCTGA
- a CDS encoding inositol phosphorylceramide synthase: MERFVTPSLTEWLMFCYVIYVPLYPVLCGILQWKRGAAAVEEYFFTLGLANVLCDVGFILFPVASPMYWMPDRFRVPLEGWAFTWAGELIRTRTHFAGGSIPSPHAAAATVMWLMAWKHHRTTFWILSPVILSLYVSTVYGRFHYATDAVVGIATGVLAAILARRSCVPGRRLVSGITVLPPAGTAFARLPKWRNHETPTSTRSPARPRGDPSDFTARRGPVRPQLLRRRRARRRHPPVRGPRLLVPGGGLVQPGGRPRRLAGRLDQLPDDARRPDLGRQRRARGASASRRHGLPRARVGAGRARPGPGGQAALAHPRYGHLPDSPDGAGRDLRSGDSERLRDVRDSRHLPDRRRRTGRQPRLCLSGTGLGGCRRWSAFAGTGRADPYPGYRPPRLRRHPDHPDRQLGPLGGEPCPTLPHGSFGLVRAPRHLRNRRPRRVRLVGKQRRVRKRLVSARMAAGWEPYRYGRWIWRDPWAGRGSPPSPGAGRRTTTVAGPSRGDAGAGSPSGRTPAIRVTPRPSSGSWAVARAGPSPSPRAGSSAGSRSGPGSRSTHGGTAPVRGRTSPTSTTPIGDV; the protein is encoded by the coding sequence ATGGAGCGCTTCGTCACGCCGTCCCTCACCGAGTGGCTGATGTTCTGCTACGTGATCTACGTGCCGCTCTACCCGGTCCTCTGCGGAATCCTCCAGTGGAAGCGGGGCGCCGCCGCCGTGGAGGAGTACTTCTTCACGCTCGGTCTCGCGAACGTCCTCTGCGACGTCGGGTTCATCCTCTTTCCGGTGGCGAGCCCGATGTACTGGATGCCCGACCGCTTCCGCGTGCCGCTCGAGGGCTGGGCCTTCACCTGGGCGGGAGAGCTGATCCGGACCCGGACCCACTTCGCGGGCGGCTCGATCCCGAGCCCCCACGCCGCGGCGGCGACGGTCATGTGGCTGATGGCCTGGAAGCACCACCGAACGACGTTCTGGATCCTCTCGCCGGTCATCCTGTCCCTCTACGTCTCGACGGTGTACGGCCGGTTCCACTACGCCACGGACGCGGTCGTCGGTATCGCGACCGGAGTCCTTGCCGCGATCCTGGCGCGCCGCTCCTGCGTGCCTGGGCGGCGGCTCGTGTCCGGGATCACCGTCCTCCCGCCAGCTGGCACGGCATTCGCTAGACTTCCGAAATGGAGGAACCATGAGACTCCAACTTCGACCCGTAGCCCTGCTCGCCCTCGCGGCGATCCTTCTGACTTCACCGCCCGCCGCGGCCCAGTACGACCGCAACTACTACGACGGCGACGAGCGCGACGACGGCATCCGCCAGTCCGTGGCCCGCGTCTCCTGGTTCCAGGGGGAGGTCTCGTTCAACCGGGGGGACGACCCCGACGACTGGCAGGCCGCCTCGATCAACTACCCGATGACGCTCGGCGACCGGATCTGGGCCGCCAGCGACGCGCGCGTGGAGCTTCAGCTTCGCGGCGGCACGGTCTACCTCGGGCCCGAGTCGGAGCTGGGCGCGCTCGACCTGGCCCGGGAGGTCAGGCAGCTCTCGCTCACCCTCGGTACGGCCACCTTCCGGATTCGCCGGATGGAGCGGGACGAGATCTTCGAAGTGGCGACTCCGAACGTCTCCGTGACGTTCGAGACTCCCGGCACCTACCGGATCGACGTCGACGAACGGGGAGACAGCCGCGTCTCTGTCTTTCAGGGACGGGCCTGGGTGGCTGCCGCCGGTGGTCAGCTTTCGCTGGAACGGGGCGAGCGGATCCGTATCCGGGGTATCGACCGCCCCGACTACGACGTCATCCGGATCACCCGGACCGACAGCTGGGACCGCTGGGTGGAGAACCGTGCCCGACGTTACCGCACGGTTCGTTCGGCCTCGTACGTGCACCCCGACATCTACGGAATCGACGACCTCGACGCGTACGGCTCGTGGGAAAACAGCGCCGAGTACGGAAACGTCTGGTATCCGCGAGGATGGCCGCCGGCTGGGAGCCGTACCGCTATGGGCGCTGGATCTGGCGCGACCCGTGGGCTGGACGTGGCTCTCCTCCGAGCCCCGGGGCTGGGCGCCGTACCACTACGGTCGCTGGGCCGTCGCGCGGGGACGCTGGTGCTGGGTCCCCGTCGGGCCGCACTCCCGCTATCCGGGTTACTCCCCGGCCGTCGTCGGGTTCGTGGGCGGTGGCGCGGGCTGGTCCATCTCCGTCTCCGCGGGCGGGTTCGTCGGCTGGTTCCCGCTCGGGCCCCGGGAGCCGTTCGACCCATGGTGGTACCGCGCCGGTTCGAGGGAGAACGTCACCAACTTCAACTACGCCTATCGGGGACGTGTGA
- a CDS encoding NAD-dependent epimerase/dehydratase family protein translates to MAAYAKNWSKDPSTFFRVNVEGARNVFETAPQAGVRRLVYTSTVVVFGPTPPGVVGDEAMPRATPRFFTEYEESKALAEKEAPERASRGLPVVIVHPTRLYGPGPLTEGNSVSLMIDQYDRGRFPALLDGGGDVGNYAFIDDVVKGHLLAMEKGRVGERYLLGGENVPLKGLFSLVDEVTNRKHFRVSLPPSLALLYAGLEERKAEWLGVYPKVTPGWVETFLADWAFTSAKAERELGYRITPLREGLRRTLDWLRGQRDRG, encoded by the coding sequence TTGGCCGCCTACGCGAAGAACTGGTCGAAGGACCCTTCGACGTTCTTCCGGGTCAACGTCGAAGGCGCCCGCAACGTCTTCGAGACGGCGCCTCAGGCCGGCGTCCGGCGCCTCGTCTACACCTCCACGGTCGTCGTCTTCGGTCCGACGCCTCCGGGAGTCGTGGGCGACGAGGCGATGCCGAGGGCGACGCCCCGGTTCTTCACGGAGTACGAGGAGAGCAAGGCTCTGGCCGAGAAGGAGGCCCCGGAGAGAGCGTCGCGGGGCCTTCCGGTCGTGATCGTCCACCCTACGCGCCTCTACGGGCCGGGGCCGCTGACGGAGGGCAACTCGGTCTCGCTGATGATCGACCAGTACGACCGCGGTCGTTTCCCCGCGTTGCTCGACGGCGGCGGAGACGTCGGGAACTACGCGTTCATCGACGACGTCGTGAAGGGGCACCTCCTGGCGATGGAGAAGGGGAGAGTCGGGGAGCGGTACCTCCTCGGCGGCGAGAACGTTCCGCTGAAGGGCCTCTTTTCGCTCGTGGACGAGGTGACGAATCGAAAGCACTTCCGGGTAAGCCTGCCCCCCTCGCTGGCGCTTCTATATGCGGGTCTCGAAGAACGCAAGGCGGAATGGCTCGGGGTCTACCCGAAGGTCACCCCGGGATGGGTCGAGACGTTTCTCGCCGACTGGGCCTTCACGAGCGCGAAGGCCGAGCGCGAGCTCGGGTACCGGATCACGCCCCTCAGGGAGGGGCTCCGCCGGACCCTCGACTGGCTGCGCGGACAGAGGGACCGCGGATGA